In Tissierellales bacterium, the sequence GTTGATGGAAATTCAGCTATAAATCAAAACGGTATACATTATAATGCACCTATATCATTTAAGGTGCCTAAAAAACAAGCACAGGAAGCTAGAGATATTGTAAAGTTGGTAAAGAAGCACTATTTATCTAGATAGTTAATAGATTAATAAATGTAGTATATATAGAGGTTTATTTAATGTCAATAAATATAACAAGATTACTTAAAAATAGAAATAAGCATTTAATACAACTGTATAATGAAGGTAGAGTAACTGAAGATGAAGAGGTTTTCTTTGATAATATAGGTTTATCTTTTAAGGTATCAGATGCATTAAAAGAATTAGAAGAAAAAGAAAGTGGAGAGTAAATCCACTTTTTTTTATTTCCTGTATTAATTCAATGTATTTGTATATTTATGTATTAGTAAATAAATGATAAAATATATTTATGATATTAAAAATAAGAGGGGGAAGGAAATGTCTTATCAAAGTGAGGCACAGTTAGAAGAAAATTTAATTAAACAACTTGTAAATCAAGGATTTAATAAAGTTAAAATAGCTAATGAGCAAGAACTTAAAAATAACTTTAGAAATGAGTTATTTGAACATAATAAATCGAAATTAAATAATGAACCTTTTACAGATAAAGAATTTGAAAGAATACTTAGACATATAGAAGGAAAATCAGTTTTCCAAAGTGCAATGATATTAAGAGATAAATTCATACTAGAAAGAGAAGATGGTAGTGAAGTTTATATAGAATTCTTTGATAGTAAAAACTATAGTAAAAATAGATTCCAAGTAACTAATCAAACAACAGTAGTAGGAAAAAGAGTAAATCGTTATGACGTTACATTACTTATAAACGGTCTTCCACTTGTCCAAATAGAATTAAAACGTAGAGGACTTGATTTTAAAGAAGCATTTAATCAAATAAAAAGATATAAAAAAGAAAGCATAAATAAAGGTTTATATAAATACATTCAAATATTTGTAGTAAGTAATGGAGTAGACACTAAATACTTTGCAAATAGCGATAAAGAAATACTATTTAGTCAAACTTTCTTTTGGAGTGATGAAGAAAATAAAAGAATTAGCAACCTAAAAGATTTTACTCAAACTTTCTTAGATAAATCTTTTGTATCAAAGGTTATAGCAAGATATATGATAACTAATGAAACTGATAAACTATTAATGGTTATGAGACCATATCAAATTTATGCAGTTGAAGCACTTGTTACTCGTGCCTTTGAAACTAATAACAATGGATTTATATGGCATACAACAGGTAGTGGTAAGACTTTAACATCTTTTAAAGCTAGTCAAATACTAGCAAAAGAGCCTAACATTAAAAAAGTATTTTTCTTAGTAGATAGAAAAGACTTAGACTCTCAAACAATAGCAGAGTTTAACAAATTTGAACCAGATAGTGTTGATACAACTGATAAAACAGATACATTAGTAAAACAAATAAAAGATATAAATAAGCCCTTAATAGTTACAACTATACAAAAGATGGCTAATGCAATCAAAAACGATAAATACTCTAAAATAATGGATGATTATAAAGATGAAAAAGTTATATTTATAATAGATGAATGTCATAGATCTCAATTTGGAGATATGCACAAAGCTATAAATAAACACTTTAAAAATGCACAATACTTTGGATTTACAGGTACACCAAGATTTTTTGAAAATAGAAGTCAAGAAGGAAGAGTTACAGCAGACCTTTTTGAAAAATGCTTACATACATATTTAATAAAAGATGCAATAAAAGATGGAAACGTACTTGGATTTTCAGTTGAGTATATGAAAACTTTTGATGGTGATTTTGACGAAAATGACGATGAAAAAGTAAAAGCAATAGACAAAGAAGAAGTATTTATGGCTGATGAAAGAATAGACTTAGTTGCAAATAACATCATAAGTATTCATAATGCTAAAACTAAAAATAAAAAGTATACAGCTATATTTACAGTTCAAAGTATACCAATGCTTATAAAATACTACGATAGATTTAAAGAAATAAATCACGACTTAAAAATAGCTGGTATATTTAGCTTTGGAGCTAATGAAGATAGCGAAGCAAGAGAAGAACATTCAAGAGATAGTTTAGAAAGAATGATTACAGACTATAATAAAATGTTTGATACAAACTACTCAACAGACACATTCCAAAGCTATTTCTCAGATGTATCTAAGAAAGTAAAAACTGCAAAAATAGACATACTTATAGTTGTAAATATGTTCTTAACTGGATTTGACAGTAAAACACTAAACACATTATACGTTGACAAAAACTTAAAATACCATGACTTAGTTCAAGCATATTCAAGAACTAACAGAGTTGAAGAAGATACTAAACCTTATGGAAATGTAGTTTGTTATAGAAACTTAAAGAAAAATACTGATGATGCATTATGCTTATTTTCACAAACTGATAATACAGATGTAGTATTGATGGAAAGTTATGAGTATTACTTATCTTTATGGCATACACAACTAAAAAATTTATATAGCTTAACACAAAATCCAGAAGATGTAGATAACCTTGAAAATGAAGAAGATAAAAAGAAATTTATATTAGCTTTTAGAGATTTAACAAAAGTATTAACAAAGCTAAATACATTTACAGAATTTGAATTTAATAAAGATACACTTAAAATGAGCGAACAAAGTTATCAAGACTTTAAAAGTAAGTATCTTTTAATATATGATACTATAAAACGAGTTGATGATAATGAAAAAGTTTCAATATTAGCTGATATTGACTTTGGAATAGAGCTTATGCACACTGATAAAATCAACGTAGGCTATATAATGAACTTAATTAGAGATATAGATTTATGTGATAAAGAAAAACAAGCACGTGATATTAAAAATGTAATAACAGAACTTGATAGAGCTGATAATGAAGACTTAAGACTTAAAGTAGACTTATTAAAAGAGTTTTTAAATAAAGTAGTACCGAAGCTTGATTCTAATGACGATATAGATTTAGCATATGAACAATTTGAAGAAGTAAAAAAAGAAGAAGATGTAGAAGAATTTTCAAAAGAAATAGGTCTTAATAGATACAAGATAAAAGACTATATTTCAGAATATGAATACTCTGGAATAATAAATAGACAAGAAATAAGTGAAGAAATAAAAGTAGAGTTAAAACCAAAGTTTACACTTAGAAGAAAACTAATAGACCAAGTTAAAAACTTTATATATGACCATGTTAGAAAATATGCATAGATTTATAGCAAAGAACACAAATAAGACCCTCAATATATGAGGGTTTTTATGATATAATCAACGTATAAGATTTAT encodes:
- a CDS encoding type I restriction endonuclease subunit R, which produces MSYQSEAQLEENLIKQLVNQGFNKVKIANEQELKNNFRNELFEHNKSKLNNEPFTDKEFERILRHIEGKSVFQSAMILRDKFILEREDGSEVYIEFFDSKNYSKNRFQVTNQTTVVGKRVNRYDVTLLINGLPLVQIELKRRGLDFKEAFNQIKRYKKESINKGLYKYIQIFVVSNGVDTKYFANSDKEILFSQTFFWSDEENKRISNLKDFTQTFLDKSFVSKVIARYMITNETDKLLMVMRPYQIYAVEALVTRAFETNNNGFIWHTTGSGKTLTSFKASQILAKEPNIKKVFFLVDRKDLDSQTIAEFNKFEPDSVDTTDKTDTLVKQIKDINKPLIVTTIQKMANAIKNDKYSKIMDDYKDEKVIFIIDECHRSQFGDMHKAINKHFKNAQYFGFTGTPRFFENRSQEGRVTADLFEKCLHTYLIKDAIKDGNVLGFSVEYMKTFDGDFDENDDEKVKAIDKEEVFMADERIDLVANNIISIHNAKTKNKKYTAIFTVQSIPMLIKYYDRFKEINHDLKIAGIFSFGANEDSEAREEHSRDSLERMITDYNKMFDTNYSTDTFQSYFSDVSKKVKTAKIDILIVVNMFLTGFDSKTLNTLYVDKNLKYHDLVQAYSRTNRVEEDTKPYGNVVCYRNLKKNTDDALCLFSQTDNTDVVLMESYEYYLSLWHTQLKNLYSLTQNPEDVDNLENEEDKKKFILAFRDLTKVLTKLNTFTEFEFNKDTLKMSEQSYQDFKSKYLLIYDTIKRVDDNEKVSILADIDFGIELMHTDKINVGYIMNLIRDIDLCDKEKQARDIKNVITELDRADNEDLRLKVDLLKEFLNKVVPKLDSNDDIDLAYEQFEEVKKEEDVEEFSKEIGLNRYKIKDYISEYEYSGIINRQEISEEIKVELKPKFTLRRKLIDQVKNFIYDHVRKYA